One genomic segment of Theobroma cacao cultivar B97-61/B2 chromosome 6, Criollo_cocoa_genome_V2, whole genome shotgun sequence includes these proteins:
- the LOC18596887 gene encoding protein RTF1 homolog gives MADLENLLLEAAGRTGTGGRNRHSLPPSRRRREGSYSDGGSDSRDDDSDDDHGYASRKPSGSQVPLKKRLDPAERDDDQGSQEEGDYDDGVSVHEGDSSDESDVGDDLYKNEDDRRKLAQMTELERELILSERADKRGDKKFTEKIRSKRENDRPSRSRKETPPLPSSRGVRSSARSADRAAAKDDALNELRAKRLKQQDPEAHRKLRDASRGSSGSRGLSPVKRKPFTASSLSSSSQSDSESRSNSEDEGSTGDGGMVDSDDDRGMQGPDGPTFDDIKEITIRRSKLAKWFMEPFFEELIVGCYVRVGIGRSKSGPIYRLCMVRNVDATEPERTYKLENKTTYKYLNVVWGNESSAARWQMAMISDSPPQEEEFRQLIRELERSGGRMPSKQDVLEKKEALQKAKTFVYSAATVKQMLQEKKSTSSRPLNIAAEKDRLRRDLEIAQSKHDEAEVERIKMRLQQLEASRQAQEKDAKAVRLAEMNRKNRAENFKNASELKPVNTGLKAGEAGYDPFSRRWTRSRNYYVAKPPGADAAAVANGDRIGVIASGNGNDARAAAEAGRAATVAALQEAAGAGKLVDTSAPVDEGTESNMLHDFEIPISLNALQRFGGPQGAVAGFMARKQRIEATVGCRVPENDGRRHALTLTVSDYKRRRGLL, from the coding sequence CGCTTCCACCATCTAGAAGGCGACGTGAGGGTTCTTATTCTGATGGTGGAAGTGACTCTAGGGATGACGATTCAGATGATGATCATGGCTATGCAAGCAGAAAGCCATCTGGATCACAAGTTCCATTGAAGAAGAGGCTGGACCCTGCTGAAAGAGATGATGATCAGGGCAGTCAGGAAGAaggtgattatgatgatggtGTTTCTGTTCATGAGGGTGACAGCAGTGATGAATCTGATGTTGGTGATGATCTTTACAAGAATGAGGATGACAGGCGAAAGCTTGCACAGATGACTGAACTTGAAAGAGAACTGATTCTGTCAGAACGTGCAGATAAGAGAggtgataaaaaatttactgaAAAGATTAGATCGAAGCGGGAAAATGATAGGCCAAGCCGGTCTCGGAAAGAGACTCCACCTCTTCCGTCTTCTCGTGGGGTGCGGTCATCAGCTAGATCTGCTGATAGGGCAGCTGCTAAGGATGATGCCCTGAATGAGTTGAGAGCAAAACGACTGAAGCAGCAAGATCCAGAGGCACATCGTAAGTTGAGAGATGCATCTAGAGGAAGTTCGGGTAGCCGGGGCTTATCACCAGTCAAGCGGAAACCCTTCACTGCATCAAGTCTAAGTAGCTCTAGTCAGAGTGACAGTGAAAGTAGGTCTAATAGCGAAGATGAAGGATCAACTGGGGATGGTGGAATGGTTGATAGTGATGATGATAGGGGCATGCAGGGGCCAGACGGCCCAACATTTGAtgatataaaggaaattactATTAGAAGGTCAAAACTTGCAAAATGGTTTATGGAGCCATTTTTTGAAGAGTTGATTGTGGGTTGTTATGTAAGAGTTGGAATTGGGAGGTCGAAGAGTGGCCCTATCTACAGGCTCTGCATGGTCAGAAATGTTGATGCCACAGAACCTGAGCGGACATACAAACTAGAGAACAAGACAACATATAAGTATTTGAATGTTGTTTGGGGCAATGAAAGCTCTGCTGCCAGGTGGCAGATGGCTATGATTTCAGACTCTCCACCGCAAGAGGAGGAGTTTAGACAATTGATTAGGGAGTTGGAGCGAAGTGGAGGCCGGATGCCAAGCAAACAAGATGTGCTTGAAAAGAAGGAAGCATTACAAAAGGCTAAAACATTTGTCTATTCAGCAGCTACTGTAAAGCAGATGTTGCAGGAGAAAAAGTCCACCTCATCTAGACCATTAAATATTGCAGCTGAGAAGGATCGACTGAGAAGGGACCTGGAAATTGCACAAAGTAAGCATGATGAGGCAGAGGTGGAGAGGATTAAGATGAGACTGCAGCAACTGGAGGCATCCCGGCAGGCACAGGAGAAAGATGCCAAGGCTGTTAGGTTGGCTGAGATGAATAGAAAGAACAGAgctgagaattttaaaaatgcatCAGAACTGAAACCCGTAAATACTGGTTTAAAAGCAGGAGAGGCTGGGTATGATCCATTTTCGAGGAGGTGGACTAGATCAAGGAATTACTATGTTGCAAAGCCTCCTGGAGCAGATGCAGCAGCAGTAGCTAATGGTGATAGAATTGGTGTGATTGCCAGTGGAAATGGCAATGATGCAAGGGCTGCTGCAGAGGCTGGCAGGGCAGCTACAGTGGCTGCCTTGCAAGAAGCTGCTGGTGCTGGGAAGTTGGTTGATACAAGTGCACCTGTTGATGAAGGGACAGAATCTAACATGCTACATGACTTCGAGATTCCAATCTCATTAAATGCGCTCCAGAGGTTTGGTGGTCCCCAGGGAGCTGTGGCAGGATTCATGGCTAGGAAACAGAGGATAGAAGCAACTGTTGGATGCCGAGTCCCTGAGAATGATGGGAGGAGACATGCTCTTACCTTGACAGTTAGTGACTACAAGAGAAGAAGAGGGCTTCtttga